One window of the Bdellovibrionales bacterium genome contains the following:
- the rpmG gene encoding 50S ribosomal protein L33, producing MAKKGKIRVITLECTEARKEGVPPSRYVTTKNSQTHPERLEKKKYNPSLKRHTVHKEVK from the coding sequence ATGGCTAAAAAGGGCAAAATCCGAGTAATTACATTAGAATGCACTGAAGCACGTAAAGAAGGCGTTCCTCCTTCTCGCTATGTGACAACTAAAAACTCACAAACGCATCCCGAGCGCCTTGAGAAGAAGAAATACAATCCAAGCCTCAAGCGTCACACTGTTCATAAAGAAGTTAAGTAA
- a CDS encoding nucleotide pyrophosphohydrolase, with protein sequence MDTSATVEALKQKVQKFCEDRNWDQFHGPKDLAIGAVTESSELLEIFRFVKDQDCPKLLNDPKIRSDISDELADVLFFVLRFAQMNNFDLEQALAHKLQKNEAKYPVEKSYGKNTKYTHL encoded by the coding sequence ATGGACACATCCGCAACCGTAGAGGCTCTTAAACAAAAGGTGCAAAAATTTTGCGAAGACCGCAACTGGGATCAGTTTCATGGCCCCAAAGATTTAGCGATTGGAGCGGTGACGGAAAGCTCGGAGCTTTTAGAAATCTTCCGCTTTGTCAAAGATCAAGACTGTCCCAAACTTTTGAATGATCCCAAAATTCGATCAGACATCTCCGACGAGTTAGCAGATGTCCTGTTTTTTGTCCTGCGTTTCGCCCAAATGAATAACTTCGATCTCGAACAGGCGCTCGCCCATAAACTCCAAAAGAACGAAGCCAAATATCCCGTAGAAAAGTCCTACGGGAAAAATACAAAATACACTCACCTTTAA
- a CDS encoding 3'(2'),5'-bisphosphate nucleotidase CysQ has translation MSKVLNIIEVAAKEAGQRLLKYYKKPNLKIITKPDDSPVTEADLDVSDFLIQKLAPLGIPVVTEENYPETPPEGDFFIIDPLDGTRYFIEHNDSFAVIIAKISNKRPVAGVLYFPAMDLMYSAEKGVGAFENGRPIFNHRDTYELTAFSTGFHRHPHGTQLMEALNIVKVHDVGSVLKMGYMARGDVDFYPRFGKTYEWDTAAGQIILEEGGCQVWNISTLQPLEYAKPQFLNHNFVCFRNGIEDQVRETLKKLNWKKS, from the coding sequence ATGAGCAAAGTACTTAATATTATTGAGGTTGCGGCAAAAGAGGCGGGTCAGCGCTTGTTAAAGTACTACAAGAAGCCCAATTTAAAAATTATCACAAAGCCCGATGACAGCCCAGTCACAGAGGCGGATCTCGATGTGAGCGACTTCCTCATTCAAAAGTTGGCGCCCCTTGGAATTCCCGTGGTCACCGAGGAGAATTATCCAGAAACTCCCCCCGAGGGCGATTTTTTTATCATCGATCCGCTGGATGGGACACGCTATTTTATTGAGCATAATGATTCTTTCGCGGTGATTATCGCGAAAATTTCCAACAAGCGACCGGTCGCAGGTGTTTTGTACTTCCCGGCGATGGATCTTATGTACTCCGCGGAAAAAGGGGTGGGAGCCTTCGAGAACGGGAGGCCCATCTTCAATCATCGTGACACCTATGAGCTCACCGCTTTTAGTACCGGATTCCACCGGCATCCCCACGGCACTCAACTGATGGAGGCCTTAAATATTGTTAAGGTCCACGATGTAGGATCCGTATTAAAGATGGGATACATGGCGCGCGGGGATGTGGATTTCTATCCTCGCTTTGGAAAAACGTATGAGTGGGATACGGCGGCCGGGCAAATCATCCTCGAAGAGGGCGGGTGTCAGGTTTGGAACATCAGCACCCTGCAGCCGCTGGAATATGCAAAGCCCCAATTCTTGAATCATAACTTTGTCTGCTTTAGAAATGGCATCGAAGATCAAGTTCGCGAAACTCTCAAAAAGCTCAATTGGAAAAAATCGTAA
- the gloB gene encoding hydroxyacylglutathione hydrolase: MTMSITTIHSSNTLGAQTMAEKISVSQLPAIEDNYIYVIHNHSNGKNIVVDPGTAEPVVEFLTSQKQNLDAIIITHHHWDHVDGVEDLVAKYQSRVYAFEYDLQRVPAVTDKVSPPHSVEVCGLKFDTDTIPGHTLGHICYYLPEHKYLFSGDTLFSLGCGRLFEGTAEQMLSSLMKIRQLPQDTTIFSAHEYTEKNTEFALSLEPNHQLLQGHLQEVRHLRQAGKPTVPTTLSHEIYLNPFLRWDDPDLKKAIGMESANDLEVFTQLRRLKDMY; the protein is encoded by the coding sequence GTGACGATGAGTATTACGACGATTCACAGCTCAAATACCCTCGGTGCACAAACCATGGCGGAAAAGATCAGTGTTTCGCAACTGCCTGCCATCGAAGATAACTATATTTACGTGATTCACAACCATTCGAACGGGAAAAACATCGTGGTCGATCCTGGAACTGCGGAGCCCGTCGTCGAATTTCTGACCTCTCAAAAGCAGAATCTCGATGCCATCATCATCACTCATCACCACTGGGACCACGTCGACGGCGTGGAGGACCTCGTCGCAAAATACCAATCTCGGGTTTATGCCTTTGAGTATGATCTCCAACGAGTGCCCGCGGTCACAGATAAAGTTTCTCCCCCGCATTCGGTGGAAGTTTGTGGCCTTAAGTTTGATACCGACACCATTCCCGGGCATACTTTGGGTCACATTTGTTATTACCTGCCCGAGCACAAATATCTGTTTTCCGGGGATACTTTGTTCTCCTTGGGATGCGGCAGATTATTTGAAGGCACCGCAGAGCAAATGCTGTCGAGCCTCATGAAGATTCGACAACTCCCCCAAGACACCACTATCTTTAGCGCTCATGAGTACACCGAAAAAAACACCGAGTTCGCTCTTTCTTTAGAGCCAAACCATCAGTTACTTCAAGGTCATCTCCAAGAGGTCCGACATCTCCGTCAGGCAGGAAAACCAACCGTACCCACGACACTCAGTCACGAGATCTATCTCAATCCCTTTTTACGGTGGGATGATCCCGATCTCAAAAAAGCCATAGGAATGGAATCCGCTAACGATCTCGAGGTTTTCACTCAGCTTCGACGCCTTAAAGATATGTATTAA
- a CDS encoding DUF885 domain-containing protein: MKKLSFILLSFVFVSCSGVQKPDVGEGDESTRFNRYLDLTFEKYLKMSPQGLADFGIKERYNELDNYTEDFQNQMHEMEKQDLKELKTFDRSAMNSQAQLSYDLALKAAEESLQDHQWRHHRYRVNQQGGIHTYLPVFMINTHKVDNEKDLVDYIVRLKEFKRVFSETIVRLKASEAHGVVPPRFVFPYVIEASQKVILGSPFQKGKEESPLLADFKAKAKKLKLDGDSAKKTKEGELVKQAEEALVQYVKPAYEELIAFMKDQEKRATTDDGAWKLPRGAEFYQTNLKRITTTNMTADQIHEMGLKNVERLRNDMIAVKNKLGFKGDLAAFFKSVRKDPKQYYPNSPKGKQEYLNQAKAFQASISRKVPEFFSRIPQTPMEVRAVEKFREASAGKAFYDGPSDDGSRPGIYYVNLQDTKNAPKFENEALFYHEGIPGHHFQIALSIELKELPKLRRYTHYTSFIEGWGLYAERLGKDMGGYKDLYSELGRLSMEMIRACRLVVDTGIHHKKWTRQQGIDFFAENLPVSQGMQVEQVERFIIWPGQATAYMVGMLKIYELRERAQAELQQKFDFRDFHKVVLENGAVPLDILERHVNEYIAQKKAG, encoded by the coding sequence AATTAAAGAGCGCTATAACGAGCTCGATAACTATACCGAAGATTTCCAGAATCAAATGCACGAAATGGAAAAGCAGGATCTCAAGGAGCTTAAAACGTTCGATCGTTCGGCCATGAACTCTCAAGCCCAACTGAGCTATGATCTGGCGCTGAAAGCCGCCGAGGAAAGCCTTCAGGATCATCAGTGGAGACATCACCGCTATCGCGTCAATCAGCAGGGCGGAATTCACACTTATCTTCCTGTTTTTATGATCAATACTCATAAGGTCGATAACGAAAAAGATTTGGTCGACTATATCGTTCGACTGAAAGAGTTCAAACGCGTGTTCTCGGAAACCATTGTGAGATTAAAAGCGTCGGAAGCTCACGGCGTGGTTCCTCCTCGCTTTGTATTTCCTTACGTGATCGAGGCTTCACAAAAAGTGATTCTTGGAAGCCCCTTTCAGAAGGGGAAAGAAGAATCCCCGCTATTGGCAGACTTTAAAGCAAAGGCGAAAAAACTGAAATTAGATGGCGATAGTGCTAAAAAAACTAAAGAGGGCGAACTGGTCAAGCAAGCCGAAGAGGCACTGGTTCAATACGTCAAGCCGGCCTACGAGGAGCTGATCGCATTTATGAAGGATCAGGAAAAACGGGCGACGACGGATGATGGGGCGTGGAAGCTTCCTCGAGGCGCGGAGTTTTATCAAACCAATCTTAAGCGTATTACGACCACGAATATGACGGCCGATCAGATACACGAAATGGGTCTTAAGAACGTCGAACGCTTACGCAACGATATGATCGCAGTCAAAAATAAATTGGGATTTAAAGGAGATCTTGCCGCGTTTTTTAAATCTGTACGCAAAGATCCTAAGCAGTACTACCCCAATTCTCCCAAAGGAAAGCAAGAGTATTTAAATCAAGCGAAGGCCTTCCAAGCTTCGATCAGTAGAAAGGTTCCCGAATTTTTTAGTCGTATTCCGCAAACTCCGATGGAAGTTCGCGCGGTGGAAAAGTTCCGTGAGGCCTCAGCAGGGAAAGCATTTTACGACGGCCCATCGGATGATGGATCTCGACCAGGCATTTATTATGTCAATTTGCAGGACACTAAAAATGCTCCTAAATTCGAAAACGAAGCGTTATTTTACCACGAAGGGATTCCTGGGCATCACTTTCAGATTGCTTTGAGCATCGAGCTTAAAGAACTTCCAAAGCTCCGCCGCTATACTCATTACACCAGCTTTATCGAAGGTTGGGGGTTGTATGCCGAGCGCCTGGGTAAAGACATGGGCGGATACAAAGATCTTTACTCCGAGCTGGGTCGTCTCTCTATGGAAATGATTCGCGCTTGCCGATTGGTGGTGGACACAGGGATCCATCATAAAAAATGGACCCGCCAGCAGGGGATTGATTTTTTCGCCGAAAATCTTCCGGTGTCTCAGGGGATGCAGGTGGAGCAGGTCGAACGATTTATCATTTGGCCCGGCCAGGCCACGGCGTACATGGTCGGAATGTTAAAAATCTACGAGTTGCGCGAGCGCGCGCAAGCAGAGCTTCAGCAAAAGTTCGATTTTCGGGATTTCCACAAGGTGGTCTTAGAAAACGGGGCAGTGCCCTTAGATATTCTTGAGCGACATGTGAATGAATATATCGCTCAGAAAAAAGCAGGGTAG
- a CDS encoding (2Fe-2S)-binding protein: MQRTLKAGFFGMDQIEVVCDGGKIISSKVVGSLELLNKFKTWQKNPLNPPSGKTSEDLILKELSLKIQDQWPLMNDEPELCHCRKIPQVNVERAIVLGAHTVEQVRARTSANTGCGTCLPDVERVLKAYLG, encoded by the coding sequence ATGCAAAGAACACTTAAGGCAGGATTTTTTGGTATGGACCAAATCGAGGTGGTCTGCGACGGCGGGAAAATTATAAGTTCGAAGGTGGTAGGAAGTTTAGAGCTTTTAAATAAGTTCAAAACTTGGCAAAAAAATCCCTTGAATCCCCCCTCAGGTAAAACTTCGGAGGATCTTATCCTTAAAGAACTTTCATTAAAAATCCAAGACCAGTGGCCGCTCATGAATGATGAGCCGGAATTGTGTCATTGTCGAAAAATTCCACAGGTGAACGTCGAGCGGGCCATTGTTTTAGGGGCCCATACGGTGGAGCAAGTTCGCGCACGCACGAGTGCCAACACCGGCTGCGGGACTTGTCTGCCTGATGTCGAGCGGGTTTTAAAAGCCTACTTGGGATAG